DNA sequence from the Vicia villosa cultivar HV-30 ecotype Madison, WI linkage group LG3, Vvil1.0, whole genome shotgun sequence genome:
GGGTCCGCTTAGCGGGATCGCGAATTTCTGGAAAATGCTCAGCATCCGCTCTGCGGCCTtagcccgctcagcggaccatagCAGATGCAGAAAAACGTAGAACTCACCAGTTCTTCTCTGGGGTACCTTAACCCCTTGAACTCACCTGCATGCACGAATTAAGAGTATGTAATACGACCAGAATATAACATGGGTAAACATATTTTAACACTACAACATGTTATTAGCAAGGATTTCATGCATTCTTTCTCAAAACCCTTAAACCCCAAAAAGTTCCCAATTGGATAAAACCCCATtttctatctaaaggactcaccttagagatgaagatgaagtgGCTACGAAAATCTGAAAGAGATGCTGGGAAAAGATTGATCAATGGTGCATGCAAGCTTGATGATGACAATGGCTTCACTCCTCTCCTCCTTCTATTTCACGTTTCTTTCCCTTCCTACACAATTCTGGTTTTGCAAGAGTAAGAAGAGTGAGAGACCACTAACCAAGTCTTATATCTAATTAAGTGGGAAATGTCTAAACTACCCTCCCATGTCCCTAATTGGCTCAATTATCATAACAAGCCTATTAGTAAGAACgtatattatgtttatctatcaTTTATACCaaatcaatttaataataataataggacaattataataccgggtattacatgAAAGGTTTTCCAACAAACAAATATGTCtataaatttgatattttaatcCTACTTTTAATTGTTGAAGGCTATGCATCACCTTTTGGATGATCTTTTAGGCTGAGTAGTTTCAttcatttaaattttgaatttggtGCAGGGAAAAAGTTTATGAAAATTCATTTTAGTGCCACAGGTAAAATATGTGGGGCTAAAACTCAAATTATTTAATCCTTTAATAAGTTCTAAAAATTTGGAGGCGTTTCAAATCAcactaaatataattaaaattaaaggtcAATAATCTTAAACATCCCACAACTTTAAGAGAATAAGATAGTTTACGATTATTAAATTGATAAATTATGTTATCTAAGATTTTCTGGGAGAGATGAGCTAGTGAATACGAGTTGGACAATATTATTAAATTTCTCCAAAATGAGTGCAGTtttacattattttattatttagaaaGACTGAAACAACATACATGAGGCATAATGAAACGATTGTGATTAAAAAAATGAAACGCTTAGAATGGAACTTCTCCAGGAATGTTGCCAGCAGGATAATAGTTGCAAGAAACAAATAATCTTCCATCATCGCATTTCACTTTGCCACATCCAACACGTCGTGAACTTCCCCAAACCACTTGGGTATAATGATGACATTCAGCACCACCCTCGCACATCTCTACATACCAATTATATAAGGGTCTTTCAGCCACCCACAACTTCACCGCATCTACACCGCTTAGGTTGCCAGCAATCACTGCAATATTCTCGCCATATCCGTAAACTTCTTTGTGTGAGGGGATCACCTTACAATCCTTACATTTATTAGCATAATTTTGTGCAAAAGAAGCAATTTTGTTATCCCAAACAAGATTTGTCATATTAATTCCTAGTTCTGCTCTCGCCATATTGTGGATGTTCAAGTAATTTGCTGGTGAGTCTTGAGCCTTTGTAATATGACTATTACCGATAATGAGTACTAAAACAAATATACACAATAAAGAAAACGAGCCCATCTTACTTAATAAAATGAATTCTCAATGTTTGCTGAAAATTGTTCTAGCTATAGTTAGGCTTTTATAGAGAAATTTTCACAcaaactatattttaaaaaaaagtaaaataagataatgaatattttttttttcatttttataattctTACTTAATTTTTCTTTATGTATGTTAAAAAAGTTTGCAATATATATAGAAATATGTATATTTTATACTAtatggaaaaaaatcttatttgtccttaaattaaaaatatatataacttttCGTAAAAAAATTAAATGCTTGACCATGTATTAGTTATTAGAAATACACGTAGatttaaaaaaagaatatttaaatggTGTGTATTCTAGGACAACATATGCAAattcaattataaaatattagtTTTGGCAAAAAATCAATGTCTCTTGACAAGAACATGAATATTTTAACTAAAAGAGATATATGCATAAATGTTTGGGTTAAATCAACATAAATATATATCACTAAAATAAAGACCACCTATTAAATCATATACAAAGAAGAATTGTATTcaaaagtgaatatatatatatatatatatatatatatatatatatatatatatatatatatatatatatatatatatatatatatatatatatatattaatatatatatatatatatatatatatatatatatatatatatatatatatatatatatatatatatatatatatatatattaatatattaattccTTGGCCCACAAATTGAGGTCGGTTGCATAAAATTTTACCATTGGttacataaaaataattttaggtAATAGGAATATAAAAAATATTGGTCACTAAttctacaaaattttaaaattatatagttTGTATGTGTAAATCAAATAATGATGATCATAACCATACTATTAAACTATGGAAAATATATTTTGTGGTTTAGCCAAAACAATATCTTTTACTCATGTTACTTATTTTTTATTGTGttagttataaataaataaataaaaaaatatagaaaaaatggTTTTCTTtggtaaatattaaaaaaataaaatatttttctttggtaAATATTTAAGAAAGGAAAAgtatttattactattattttaaaaaacatggaataattttttttattattataaaaatatattaaaaaaagataaCTAAGTAAAGCTAAAGTTCAACCACCCCCAAGTAAAAGATATAaagaacaaataaataaatacaaccattaataaaaaataatccatcctcctaaaaataaactaattataCACAATAAGGAAAATGACATCATCTTAGTTATCAATATAAATTTCTCAAGGTTTGGTGAATATTGTTGGAGTTCTAGTGAAGCTTTTATAGAGAAATTTCCATACAAACtttatataaaaagattaaatatgtttttattccCTATGAATAAGACAATCTTTAATTTTAGTTCCTACAAAATTTTCTTTAAACAATGGTCTTCGCAATATTATTCGTCTCTATTTTTTGTTCCTCCCAATAAATTGCACTAACAGATTCTTTAAACAATGGTCTTCGCAATATTATTCGTCTCTATTTTTGGTTCCTCCCAATAAATTGCACTAACAGATGCTTATCTGGCGCGTCGCATATGATGCCGCGTAAGTTAAAGTCAAcacagatagcgggggttttaaacccccttttaATAACTTAAAAAACAATACATTTTCACAATCAATTAATCAAACAATTGGTAGGAAAATATTTGTTAGCCTCATTCTTCACATCATCATGTATGACATTTCCAACTCAATGACTTGTAACTCTATTAATTAGCTAATTTTTGTTGATTATGTATATGTGTTAATTGTTTTCAGCTGGCAGCTATATTTCCATTAGCTATTGTGCATACTTTGGGGAGTCTGTCTCTAGCAGAGGTTGTTAATCATAGATTGAAGTAAATAGCGATTTGCTCAATACATCTATTCTTACTATAAGTTTCTCGCTTTCTATTATGCAcaatacttatatatatatatatatatatatatatatatatatatatatatatatatatatatatatatatatatatatatatttcttgaattttattgAAATACAAATTTTGTTGtagtaaaaatataaatttaaacagTTGTTGAAATTCACTTTTAGTATTTGTTTAAAATTGTTATACAACACTTAGCTTCTCTTGGTAGTGGTAGTAGTAGGACAACAAATGATGTTCTTCAAACAAATTGTATACTGGAAACTTTTGGGAATGCAAAACATTTGTTAATGATAACTCAACCCGATTTGTGAGTATTTTATACTCAGTGTAATGGAACTTACTCATGCTACTGTTTTATTAGGATTTCTACATTTGAAAGGGTTTTCCAACAAATAAATATGtctataaatttgaaattttaatcctACTTTTATTTGTTGAAGGCTATGCATTACCTTTTGGATGATCTTTTAGACCGAGTAGTTtcattcatttaaatttttaattgggGGCAGGGAAAAAGTTTATGGAAATTCATTTTAGTGCCACGGGTAAAACTCAAATTATTTAATCCTTTAATAAGTTCAAAAAATTAGGAGGAGTTTCAAATCAcactaaatataaattaaaattaaaggtcaATAATCTTAAACTTCTCACAACTTTAAGAGAATTACAACTTTGCAGGCCCGGCCATTCCCAGGTGCAGCAAGTGCTGCAGCACTGGGCCCCAATTTTTGGGGAGGCCCATGTCAAATTCAATCTTCTCTTTTATTTCTTATAATTTTCTCTTCACTTTTACTTTTCTCACTTAATTACttgtttattttttactttttactaTTTGCAGTATTAACATAGATTGAATGCGTAGATAATAAAGTAAGCCAAATACTTGGGAGTGCCATCAAAACACTTGATGATGAATAAAACACATAAATTTCATATATTGAATATCGTGTATTCAATTTTTCATGAAAGCTAGAAATGATTTGTTTTAAGACAAAAGTGTATATAACTATATATTTTAGTTTGATTTAGTGATAAAGAGATAAACTAGTGTTTTTGAgtgaaataaatataattaattagtaaatagTATTATTTAAACTTTAAAGTTTTAGAATGAGACAACATTTCTTTAGAAAAGATaaaaattcgattttttttaTCGAAATCATTTGATAGGACtaagtttttgttttatttcaaagCTCGATAATTAAACAAATTTTCTGTCATTTTCACTCCAACCTAATAATAcattaattcaaaaaaacaaaaagatttaatttgtctatttatcattatttaaaaaatatatataactcaAGAAAATCAACAATGCTTTATAATGGGTTGGTTTTCCCCAGGTGGAGTACCACTGGCTCCAAATTATGAGGGactcaattatttttttcaattacaAAACTAAtagattttaaatttatttgttcAAAAACACATacgaaattataatttattttaaaaatatttattattttatatatgttttttaaaagcagatataaaattatatattttttaatttagtcctattttataaattagaacagggcctccaaactgattgggccggccctgcaACTTTGTATATATAATCAAGTAATCGTACAAgagttatttaaataatatagtaAAAAGAATAAGATAGTTTACGATTATTAAATTGATAAATTATGTTATCTAAGATTTTCTGGGAGAGATAAGCTAGTGAATACGAGTTGGACAATACTATTAAATTTCTCCAAAATGAGTGCAGTtttacattattttattatttagaaaGACTGAAACAACATACATGAGGCATAATGAAACGATTGtgattaaaaaaatgaaacaCTTAGAATGGAACTTCTCCAGGAATGTTGCCAGCAGGATAATAATTGCAAGAAACAAATAATCTTCCATCATCGCATTTCACTTTGCCACATCCAACACGTCGTGAACTTCCCCAAACCACTTGGGTATAATGATGACATTCAGCACCACCCTCGCACATCTCTACATACCAATTATATAAGGGCCTTTCAGCCACCCACAACTTCACCGCATCTACACCGCTTAGGTTGCCAGCAATCACTGCAATATTCTCGCCATACCCGTAAGCTTCTTTGTGTGAGGGGATCACCTTACAATCCTTACATTTATTAGCATAATTTTGTGCAAAAGCAGCAATTTTGTTATCCCAAACAAGATTTGTCATATTAATTCCTAGTTCTGCTCTCGCCATATTGTGGATGTTCAAGTAATTTGCTGGCGAGTCTTGAGCCTTTGTAATATGACTATTACCGATAATGAGTATTAAAACAAATATACACAATAAAGAAAACGAGCCCATCTTACTTATTAAAATGAATTTCTCAATGTTTGCTGAAAATTGTTCTAGCTATAATTAGGTTTTTATAGAGAAATTTTCACAcaaactttattttaaaataaagtaaaataagataatgaatatttttttttcatttttataattctTACTTAATTTTTCTTTATGTATGTTAAAAAAAGTTTGCAATATATATAGAAATATGTATATTTTATACTAtatggaaaaaaaatcttatttgtccttaaattaaaaatatatataactttttgtaaaaaaaattaaatgttttacCATGTATgacttataatattttaaatacacGTCGATTTAAAATAAGAATATTTAAGTGGTGTGTATTCAAGGGACAACATATGCAAAGTTTAATTATAGATTGTCATATAATTGTCATATTTAAAGATTGTCATATTTATAAGGGATTAAAGTTTGTATGAAAATTTCTCTATAAAAGCTTCACTAGAACTCTAACAATTTTCACCAAACCTTTAGAAATTTACGTTGATAACTATGATGATTGATGTCATTTTCTTTATtgtgataattaatttatatggTTGAACTTTAGTTATATTTAGTTAGCTTTTTATAATATatctttataataataaaaaaaaatttattccatGTTTTATAAAGTAATagtaataaatgttttttttcttttttaatatttaccaaataaaaatattttctttttttatatttaccatagaaaaaaaaaatctatattttgtatttaattatttataactaaCACAATAAAAAATAAGTAACATGAGTAAAATATATTTTCCATAGTTTAATAGTATGATTATGATAATCATTATTGGATTTATACATATGTACTATATAATCATggttaaattttacaattttgtagtcaatttatcttttcatttaattatttatctaaatatttttatattcatattacctaaaattattttgaaaatttctttgccaaccttcctaccttctagtccacctctggtgaaaaccccttactacccctgacttcggaaatgcatttccgaaatgtaagaaaaaggtgttttcggagatgcatctccgaaagcgccttttttttgaaaaaattgacttatttcggaagttcatttccgaaaacagcatttcggaaatgaacttccgaaatactgcgcgttctgcagatttatgaaaacactccccctcccccattcatttaccctaactcaaatcaaaaacaagcaaaggcgaaaatttgtgcaaacacacttccaaggctgcatcaaggctccaatcacattgctatacaacattcaaaagccctcaaatcactcaatttgtaagttttgaatttgttagattcattattcaaatgcatgttatttagggtttcaattgcataaatgatatatggactggttgttagtagtatttaggttgtttagaagcattttgaactGGTTTTATGtttggttttggggtctgccatggaagttgcagaaaactccatcgcaggggtgtttcggaagttcatttccgaaaacacctccatcccagttttcggaaatgaacttccgaattgtatcagaatttcaaattttttagttttttattttgtctcgcatattaatcgatttcaattatttacaggaacatgtcaggcaaccaaccagcacgcatcagacagggtagggagacccagactgcgtcagctagacgcgagcgggcggcggcgcagttggcgtcgacacagggaggGGGCGGTGCGGCTggaccataccgtttgtacttggaccgcacgatgcacgacgacgtcacctggaggccgttcgccgactacgctcagattgtcccctttgacgacattgctttatattctggctggttggcatgcgggactaccatcatggttcggtatctccctgagcggtgcatgcgtcagttcggattcgtgcagcggatacccaggtcaccctttgaggctgctcccgacagagtgacccgagtgcagctcactgccatatgggcggagtggcagcagcatgtggtaccgcaggagtaccgtctcactcgggtcacacaggactggcatagtgaggaggggtacgtcacatggttctaccgggtgtcccatcctctgctgagacccgacgttcccggtgctcctaggccagcacacgaggagatcctggagaaccagcaggccgaggatgaccacgctattgatctcatgccgatctgccagcggatagagatgcttgggcgggacgcgttggatcgaggtatcgttgatcagggcgatccagaggcagtcgccgtgatggagaggatcgtcactgatgcgggccgtgcagcggcatacaggcggcagaggagggcccagggtgagagggttaggcacacccagtagtggtggggtttatttatttttttatttcggattgtatctttcgcacagtattattattattttcggcttgtatatatttttgggatttgatttattatattagtattttcagtttatctgttgcttattttatttggcgattgcgtttaattaaaatgcgagactgtttaagaaaaaacattaaaaaaaaaacacaatttctgcataattcggaagttcatttccgaattcaccccccataaggtgttttcggaagttcatctccgaattcaccccccatgaggtgttttcggagatgaacttccgaattgtggaatttttttttaaaaaaaaaagcgcttcggaagttcatttccgaggcaggggtattttgggattttcgctgggggtgacccccattgggaggtggctaaagaaattttcattatttttatgtaACCAATGGTTAAAATTTATGCAACCGACCTCAATTTGTGGGACAAGGATATTGTCTAAGATGATATTCTGAAAAGGAATATGGGCTGTGGTAAAGAGGATTGGACCAGAACATGCACTGGTTGAAACAAGATGTGTTAGAGTGGACGAGATTGGAGAATTTAATGATTAAAATCTTAATTATTGTATTCAAAGAAAATTTGTGTTTTAGCTAGTCTTTGTTTAAATCGGTTTAATTTATGTGTTTGTCTTCAATAGTGTGTACTTCTGCAATTATTAATGAAATATCTTGTAAAAAATTTGTTCTGCTCAAAGTGATATCATATTTTAACATCTTTTCTAACTTTTTGATGATGTCAAAAAGGGagataaatgataaataataaataataattttgattttgataataTATGCATTTACCTCTAACGTTTGCTTGTTTAATGATTATCCAAGGAACTCTAAACAAGTTCACTAGGCATTCTAAAACAAGGCATATATCTCAAGCTTCACAGAATCAGATAAAGCCAATACTGTTCAGAAGTTGAAAAATGTTGAAAGTTAAAGTGATCTTGATTATGTTAAGAATATTTATGAAAATGCAAATCAAAAGAACTAAAGAAGCTCTGACAAGTTAGAATCTGATACTTCAGAAGTACCAAATGAAATGGCATTTTGTTTTCACCAAGTCTGGAACTCAGGGGGAGTTTTCTCATCTGAAAGACAAGGTTTCTTTCTGATAAAAGGCGTGGCGAAAACATTAGACGTCACCAAGTTATGTTTCCATGCTACATAAGTTCTAATGAACAGAAGAAAATCACTTCAGAAGCCTCTGAAGTTAGCTCTCTGATACTGTGtctaaaaaaaaaactctgaAGATCCAAACACAAAAGTTCTGTTGAACAAGTCCATATGCTAAAGGTTTATGTTCTTTAGAGAAGTATTCTCTGTCTAATTTAAGTTTTGATAACTCGAAATTTCTAATTTTGTGAGTCTGGGGATCAGAGAAAGACTCTAAACATGCATAAATTAAAATTTGGGGTTAACACATTTAGGGGGAACTGTTACTAGAAACTTTGAATATCTTACATCGTGTGATTACCCTAATTTAAATGTTCTatcaaaatacatagttttttcatcatcaaaaagggggagattgtaagaacaagatttggttttgCAATATATCTccgagttttgatgataacaatgaagAATTTGTGAAAGAACTATTTTATGATTTGCTTTTTATTTCTGTCAAATATTATATCTATCAAAATTATCAGATCAAATAAACACTATCAAGACGAGTGTTGAAGATCATATACGAGTTACTATGTGAAACACAATTCGCAAGCATGGTGAAGAAGCTAGTATGCTTCTGAATCAGATCACAATCGGAAAGATCTAAGGACATATGGTATTGTTGTTGCAATGATCCTATGGATTCTTTTCTGAGTAAtggttttgattttgatgtcGGTACAGATTCTAAAAACATAATCGTCTGAAGAACCAAGTCCCAAAGACTCTGAAGACTGAAGGTTCTGAAGGGCCAAGtgctgaagattctgaagattgAAGTTCtaaagacttgaagttctgaagaataAGATCTAAAGAAAAAGTGCTGAAGTTTCAACAAGGTTCCAAAGTGGGCAAGTTCTGAAGATTTTATCATGGGATGTATTACAACTCTACTCATGCTTCAAACATCTATCATCAGAAGCCTCAGAATTTGAGAAGACAAATTTTACTCTTAGCAATGATAAGTACACATTTCGTATCAGCTTTATTCCACTATCTCTCCATTAGTTTGAAGTATTGAAAAGGACAGACGTGGCAATACTATTCTAAATCATTGTGTAATGAATCTTTTTCTATAGCCAGCTTATTCTCAACAACTCTATTTTCTTTGGCAATATAAGAAGAATATCACTTACCTTGAAATGTTGTTGGTGTTGTAATCATTAGAACATATCCAAACCATCAACGAGTATAACTACAACAAGAATAACTACCTTAAACGGCTTTGGCATCGCATTGTTGATTATAAAGATGATCATTTAGCTTCTCAATTACAAATCCACAATAAGAATATTTTCTATGAGATGATCATTAAAGAAATGAGAACAAGGGCTGTTGTCAGGACTGTTCTCAGAAGAGTCAAGATGAAGATGTTCTTCCTTCTGATAAATTAAGATCAACAAATATGTCAGAAGCTTATGAAGAAGAAGACGTAAGAAATTCAAGTGCTTTGGGTTGTTGTCTGTGAAGAGGCTACTTGAAGAAATGAAGACCACACATCAAGCTACAACACAATGTAAAATTCTTAGTGTGTATTAAGGTCTTCTGATGTACTTAATTGAGTTTACTCTTGCTTGTGTAGAAGCTCTAATTGTAAACACGAAATTAATCAACTGAATGTTGAGTGTTCCTCGAGAGAGCGAGTGAAGGTAAGAAGCTCGGGAAGACAGTGGCTGTGGTCATTATGGAAATCCTCTTAAAATACCGAGTGAAGGTCAGAACTATAAAGgagtcaatgaatgttatatctgttTAATCAAATCAGTGAACATGTCATTTTTGGTCATTCACAAGCGGTTGCTTGTGCAGGTGTTAGTCATAGGGGTTGCATGTGTAAGGTGTTAGTCACAGGGGTTCcccgtgcaaggttgttagtcattGGCGGATTCCCGTGCATTGTAGTTAGTCACTCGTGGTAGCTTGTGCAAGGCTAGTCACCGGAGGTTTCCCATGCCAATGTAATCAAttcggttatagtggattaagaccttgagTTCAAGGCGAAATCACCTCGTAAAGGTGGACTGGATTAGCTTGAGAACCTCTCTAGTCAACCAGGATATATCTTATGTTATTTACTCTTATGCTTTTCTCTTCTGTTTATGCTTCCGCAATAATTTAGAGAGTATAACTTAACATAATCATGTTAAGAAGCGAGAATTTATCAAAGAGtgaaaaacccaattcaaactccTTTTTTCTTGTGTTTTCTTCATACCTTTAATTTCATGTTAAGGCTGTCCCTTTTTATGCTTCAAGGAATTAATCTCCAAAAGGTTTAGGATATTCCTCAAGGATTTTTACTTGTGTTAAAATCATCAATGGAAGAAAAACTTTGTCATCAATATGTTTGGGTGATTGATAAAAAAAGCATGCTACATTTGTGATTGGCTTAATTTCCACTCAAGGCAAGTTTGGATCCATAGTTTGATGGAAGAAGCTTGAGTTGATCTATGCACACTTTTGGCTTTTGGTTGATCAACTAGTCATTCTAACTAGGAgcttgtaacacccgaggccgaagaaggcgaggggtggttgcaccgcatggaacacctaggGCCAgttggggctagggtggtcgccacatcggaatgagagggatcctaaagtcgtgcaggtatgggactgcatggttaaaGGAAGGCTTATAAGGATTGGTAGGTACTACTTATACCAACaatatgcatcttcttttcggtagctcatcccttaagaactccacagttaagcgtgcttgacttggagtagtcttgggatgggtgaccttctgggaagtttcccggaaagcgtgcgagtgaggtcaaagcatgctaaaaagacccgtgttggtttgtggggtcagtcgatcatcccgaaagctgtctggggcgttacaaatggtatcagagccagacctctcccagtacgatgtggttcgaggacgaaccatgcggaagttggtgggcatgtaacacccgaggccgaagaaggcgaggggtggttgcaccgcatggaacacctaggGTCAAATgaggctagggtggtcgccacatcggaatgagagggatcctaaagtcgtgcaggtatgggactgcatgatTAAAGGAAGGCTTATAAGGATTCGTAGGTACTACtgataccaacaagatgcatcttcttttcggtagctcatccCTTAAGAACtacacagttaagcgtgcttgacttggagtagtcttgggatgggtgaccttctgggaattttcttggaaagcgtgcgagtgaggtcaaagcatgctaaaaagacccgtgttggtttgtggggtcagtcgatcatcccgaaaacTGTTTGGGGCGTTACAGAGCTTATTAAATGTGAAGATAGAATCCAAAAGTACTAAGCATGGATTTGCTTCAACTGGGACTGGTGCACATATGTTGTCTCTTATGATTTTTTGACCCCCAACGGAAGTGTTGATAAAAAAGGACTCGATAACCTTCTAGGAGCACTTGGTTTATGAAGAAGGAGTTGGCCTTTCATATGTAAGGCCCACCATAAATAAGAGGTGATTCATTAATAATTTGGTGGTAATGGATACAGGTGATTCTAAAAAGAGAAAATAACTCTTTAGGGAGGAGGAGGAATTTATCTTTATACTTGTATTTGATATTTCTTTAACATTTGTTG
Encoded proteins:
- the LOC131656515 gene encoding pathogenesis-related leaf protein 6-like, encoding MGSFSLLCIFVLVLIIGNSHITKAQDSPANYLNIHNMARAELGINMTNLVWDNKIASFAQNYANKCKDCKVIPSHKEVYGYGENIAVIAGNLSGVDAVKLWVAERPLYNWYVEMCEGGAECHHYTQVVWGSSRRVGCGKVKCDDGRLFVSCNYYPAGNIPGEVPF
- the LOC131656516 gene encoding pathogenesis-related leaf protein 6-like encodes the protein MGSFSLLCIFVLILIIGNSHITKAQDSPANYLNIHNMARAELGINMTNLVWDNKIAAFAQNYANKCKDCKVIPSHKEAYGYGENIAVIAGNLSGVDAVKLWVAERPLYNWYVEMCEGGAECHHYTQVVWGSSRRVGCGKVKCDDGRLFVSCNYYPAGNIPGEVPF